GGTGGTGGTCAACCTGCCCGACGTCCAGGCGGCCGAGCGGCCCGAGACGGTGTACTGGGTCGACCCCATCCACAAGCACCCGTGAGACGCCGGAGACCGCACCGATGAGCCGGGACCGTCAGCTGCATCTCGGCGCGTTCATGCGCCCGGTCGGGATCCACACGGCGTGGTGGCGCTATCCCGGCGGCTACCCGGACGCCAATTTCAACTTCGCGCATCTGGCGCAGTTCGCGCGGCGGCTCGAGGCGGCGAAATTCGACGCGTTCTTCATGGCCGACCATCTGGCGGTGATGAACATGCCGATGGCGGCGCTGCGCCGCTCGGCCACCGTGACGTCGTTCGATCCCCTGACCCTGCTGCCGGCGCTCGCCGTGCTGACCGAGCGGATCGGGCTGATCGCGACCGCCTCGACCACCTACAACGAGCCGTACCACATCGCCCGCAAGTTCGCGTCCCTCGACCACATCTCGAACGGGCGGGCCGGCTGGAATCTAGTCACATCCGGCAACCCGGATGAGGCCCTGAATTTCGGCCGCGACGCGCATGTCGATCACGCCACGCGCTACGCGCGGGCACGCGAGTTCTTCGACGTGGTGACCGGGCTGTGGGATTCCTTCGCCGACGACGCCTTCCCGATGGACCCGGAGAGCGGCCTGTTCGTGGATCCGGCGAAGATCCATGTCCTTGACCACCGGGGCGAATTCCTCAAGGTGAAGGGCCCGCTCAACATCGCCCGCCCGGTTCAAGGCTGGCCGGTGATCGTCCAGGCCGGCGCCTCGGAGGCGGGCAGGCAGATCGCGGCCGAGACCGCCGAGATGGTGTTCGGCTCCGGCTCGACCCTGGAGGCAGCCCAGGCCTTCTACGCGGACGTGAAGGGCCGGATGCCGGCGGCCGGGCGCGATCCGGACGGTCTGAAGATCCTGCCCGGCTGCTTCGTGGTTCTGGGCGAGACCGAGGCCGAGGCGCAGGCCAAGAAGGCGCGCCTCGACGATCTCGTCCATCCCGACAGCGGGCTCGCCAACCTGTCGGTGCGCCTCGGCGTCGATGCCACGGGTTTCGACCTCGACGCGCCGCTGCCCGACCTGCCCGAGACCAATGCCAGCAAGAGCGGACAGGCGCAGATCGCCGATTACGCCCGCCGCACCGGTGCGACCGTGCGGGAGCTCGCCCGCAAGGTCGGCGGCTACGGCGGTCTGCAGATGGTCGCTACTCCGGCGCAGGTCGCCGACCGCATGGAGGAGTGGCTGGAAACCCGCGCCTGCGACGGCTTCAACGTGATGTTCCCCTTCGTGCCGGAGGGGCTCGACGACGTGGCCGACCGCCTGGTGCCCGAGCTGCAGCGCCGCGGCCTGTTCCGCACCGCCTATTCGGGCACCACTCTGCGCGATCACCTCGGCCTGAAGCGGCCCGCGAACCGCTTCTTCGCCGATTGAGGCCTGTTCTGTCGGCCGGCACGGAAGAGGCCGGCCGCGTCGGACTCAGCGCCCCTGCGCGTCGCGCAGGACCGCCCGCACCTGACCGGCGGCGATGGCGAGCGCCGTCTCCTGCGGGGCGCCATCCGACTCGTCCTGCGCCAGAGAGCCGAGCCTGTAGGCGATTCGATGCTCGACGGCCTGCAGCAACTCGCGCGCCGGTTCCGCCTCGATGCGAAGCAGCGTCTGCGCGAGATCAAGATAAGCACTCCGGAGGAGGCTGAAGGCAAAGCGTGTCGCGGCTTCATCCGCGATCGGTGTCATATCGGTCATGGCGTGTTCCTGACTAAAACACGCTCCCCAGAACGCAGGTTCTATATATCGCGATTTTAAGATTGTAAATCGGTCTGATGTTAAGTGTTCGCAGGGCGTCAATCGCTTGTGGAAATTATAACCTATGATGGCGCTGCTGTGCTTCCGGAATCGGCCCGCTCAGGCGGCGTCCAGCCGGCGCGGGCACAGCGTTCGACACGCGCATTCTCCTGCTCCCGCGTTCCAGGCCTCATCAGGCTTTCGAGATGGCGGAAGCGTCGAATTCGGCCGCTCCTCAGTCGGAGCAGGACCGGTTCGGGCGCGGCAGACGATGCGCGGAGATGAGCCTGCCGGGCCGCCGCCGCGGAGCAGGGCGATGCTCGAGGCGGCGCAATTTTTCTGATCGTTCAGCGAAGAGTTTTTCAGCAGCAAACCCATGCACTTTTGCGATACTGTCCCCGGAGCGACACCGCCTTCGTGCGATGCCGCAAATATTGATGCGTTGCAATAACACGATCATACGAAAACAAGCCGGGCGCACTCGGCCGATGACAGTCTCGGAGACGACCGGCTCTGCGCCAGGTTGCCGGTCCGGACCCCAGGGAGGATCACGGGCTCCATGAGGAAGAACAAGGTCATCTCGGCGGACGAGGCCATCGCGCTGATCCGCGAGAACGACGTCGTGACCACCACAGGGTTCGTCCAGAGCTGCATCCCGGAGGCGCTGCACGCGGCTCTGGAGAGGCGCTACATCGAGACCGGCTCGCCGCGCGGGCTAACCCTGATCATGACGGCGGGCGCCGGTGACAGCAAAGGTCTCGGCACCGGCCGGCTGCACCATGACGGCCTGCTCGCGCGGGTGATCGCGGCGAATTTCGGCCGCATGCCCAAAGTCGCCAAAGCGGCCCAGGACAACCTGATCCGCGGCTATAACCTACCCCAAGGTGTGATCTCGCAGCTCTACCGGGCCTGTGCCGCGGGCCAGCCGGGCCTGTTCTCGAAGGTCGGCCTCAAGACCTATGTCGATCCGCGTCACGGCGGCGCCAAGGTCAATGAGCTGACCACCGAGGACATCGTCAAGCTCGTGGAGGTCGATGGCGAGGAATGGCTGTTTTACACGGCCACCAAGATCGATGTGGCCTTCATCCGCGCCACCTCGGCCGATCCGTCGGGCAACCTGTCCTACGAGAAGGAGGCGCTCACCCTCGACTGCCTCGCCCAGGCCATGGCGGCCCGCAACAACGGCGGCATCGTCATCGCGCAGGTCGAGCGCATCGCCGATGACGGCTATTTGCTGCCCAAGGACGTCCGAGTACCCGGCATTCTCGCCGATTGCGTCGTCGTCGCACAGCCCGAGATGCACCGGATGAACTACGGCGTCATGCACGACGCCGCGCTCGCCGGCGAGATCCGCGTGCCGGTCACCGGGATCAAGCGCATGGCGCTCAACGAGCGCAAGATCATCGCCCGGCGCGCCGCCTTCGAGCTGCCGCCGAACGGCGTGGTCAATCTCGGCGTCGGGGCTCCGGAAGGCATCTCGTCGGTCGCCAACGAGGAGAAGATCACTCCCTACATCACGCTCACCACAGAGGCGGGCGCGGTCGGCGGCGTGCTGGCCTCCGGCTCGAGCTTCGGCGCGGCCACGAACGCCGATTGCATCATCGACCAGAACCAGATGTTCGACTTCTACGACGGCGGCGGTCTCGACATGACCTGCCTCGGCATGGCCGAGTGCGACGAGGCCGGCAACGTCAACACGTCGCGATTCGGCGGCAAGCTGAATGGCTGCGGCGGCTTCATCAACATCTCGCAGAACGCCCGAACCGTGGTGTTCGCCGGAACCTTCACGGCGGGCGGTCTGGAGATCGCGGTCAACGACGGCCAGGTCCGGATCGTGACCGAGGGCAAGGCCCGCAAGTTCGTCGGCAATGTGCAGCAGAATACCTTCTCGGGACCCTACGCGGTCGAGCGCTCCCAGCCGGTCCTCTACGTGACCGAGCGCTGCGTCTTCCAGCTCACCCCGGAGGGCCTCGAACTGATCGAAGTTGCGCCCGGCATCGACATCGAGCGCGACATCCTCGCCCACATGGATTTCAAGCCGGTGGTGCGGAACCCGGTGCCGATGGATCCGCGGATCTTCCGCGAGGAGCCGATGGAGCTGATTTCGGACCTGCTCAACCTCGATCTCAAGTCCCGCGTCAGCTACGACGGCGAGCGCAACATCCTCTTCGTCAACCTTGAAGGCTGGTACTGCCGGGTAAAGGGCGACATGGACGAGCTGCGCATGACCATCGCCGAGGCCTGCCGGAAGGCCGGCCAACGGGTCAACGCCGTGATCAACCACGACGGATTCAGACTCAACGAGAACCTGGTCGACGACTATGCCGGGATGGTTCAGTACCTGCAGGCGAACTACTACGCGACCACGACCCGCTACGCGACGAGTGCCTTCCTGCGCCTGAAGATGGAGGAGGCGCTGAACAAGCGTGGGGTCGCCCCGCATGTCTTCGAGCGGAAGGAGGAAGCGCATGCCTTCGTCAGCAGCACCGAGGACAAGAAGGCGCGCAAACGGATCTCGCCCGCCGTCGCCTCCGCTGCCTGAGACCGCGGCAGGCGCCCAGGGGCTGCGCATTGCCGGTGGGTGCGGCACCGCTCCGTTCTGATATACGAGCCTGATGCCATCCGCGTCCCGGGTCCTGCGGGTGAGCGTCGCGAGGAGCTCCGCCCTGCACCTGCACCACCGCGATCTCGCGGCACCGGTCGAGCGAGACGCGGTCTCCGGTGCGGATTGGGCCGCGCAGGTCGCGGCGCTGGCCCACGACGCCCTCATCGGCGAGCTGGAGACTTGGCCGAAGCCGGGACTCGTCAGCCCGGTCGATTCCGGCAGCCACGACGACATGGATGCCGACACCCTGCGCCGGAGCGCGGCGGCGATCCGGCCGTACTTCGCCGAGCTGGTCGAGGCCGGTGCGCGGGCTGCCGCCATGGCGCAGCTCCGGACGATCGGGATGCGGGCCGAAGCCGCGATGATGCGTGCCACCTCCGGCATCAATGCCCATCGCGGCGCGATCTTCTCGCTGGGCCTGATCTGCGCGGCGGCGGGCGCGATCGGCGAAGCGCCCGAAACGGCTGAAGCCTGCGCCGACACCGTGCGCCACCGCTGGGGCGACGCGATCGCCGAGGCGCCGGCCTCGCCGGTGAGCCACGGCGGACGGGCGGCGCGCCGCTACGGCGTCGGCGGGGCGAGTGCCGAGGCGGCGGCCGGGTTCCCGACGATCCGCAGCGTCGGCCTGCCGGCCCTGCGCCACGGCCGCGGCTGCGCACCCGGCGATGCCGAGGCGGCTCGGGTCCAGTGCTTCTTCGCCCTCCTGGCGGTTGTCGACGACACCAATCTGCTGCACCGCGGCGGAGCGGAAGGGCTGGCCGGCGCCCGGTCGGCGGCCGCCGATTTCATGGCCGAGGGCGGCATCGCGGCGCCCGGCTGGCGCGATCGGGCCGTCGCGATCCACCGAGCCTTCGTCGCGGCGCGCCTCAGCCCGGGCGGCTGTGCCGACCTCCTCGCCGCGACGCTGTTGCTGGACGCGCTCGCGCGACCTCCCGGGCGCGGTGCATAGCTGACCACGCGAGAATGGACCGTCCGGTCGCATTCAAGCGCGGCCGATCGATCCCCACATGGGGTCGGTCTCCCGCCCCTGCCTCGGCCCGCCCGTGACCTTCTTCCGGATCGCGCTTCTCGCGCTGGTTGCCTTCTTCCTTGTGCCGATCGCCATCTCGGCCACGCTCTACTGGTTGCGCGCGAGCGGCGACTGGCGGCTCGCCGACCGGTCGAGCGCGGGATTGTTGCCGCCGGCGGATCGGCATCCCGGCGCGGTGGTGCGCATCTTCTCCGCCCGGACCGTCAGCTGGCGCGGCATCGTCGCGACGCACAGCTGGATCGTCATCAAGGGCCGCGACGAACGCAGCTATCGCCGGTTCGACTACACCGCCTGGGGCCAGCCGATCTGGGTCGACCGGTTCGTGCCCGATGGCCGCTGGTTCGGGAACCCGCCCGACGTGGTGTTCGCCGCGGACGGTCCCGAGGCCGAGGCCATGCTGCCGCGGATCCGCAAGGCCGTGGCCGAGTACCGCTTCGCCCGCCCCGGCGACTACGTCGTCTGGCCGGGTCCGAACTCGAACACGTTCGTCGCCGCGATCATGGCGGCGGTTCCCGAGATGCGGGCCACGCTGCCGACCACGGCGATCGGCAAGGACTTCCCCTACGATGGCCGCTGGATCGGCCGGACGCCGTCGGGCACCGGCATCCGGATCAATCTCGGCGGCTATGCCGGCCTGACGCTCGGCTGGGTCGAGGGACTCGAAGTGAACCTGCTCGGGGGCGTGGCGGGGATCGATCTGCGCCGGCCGGGGATCAAGCTGCCGGCTCTTGGACGGCTCGGAATCTGAAGGACTGCGGGCGCGTCGCGAAGCGTCAGGTGTGACCGGGGCCGGGCGCAGCCCTGTGCGGGCCGCGCCCGTGCGCTCACGGTGCGAGGTCGTGGACAGGCTCCTTGACCGGCGTGGCACTGCTGTTCAGCACGGTGCTGCCGGTCGAGACCGGCTTCAGCAGTGTCCGGTCAATCTGCGGGGGTGTCGGGAGCTGGAGCTGCACGCTCGTGTCGGCCCATTCCTGCGCGACGCGGTCGGGATCGTCGTTGAGCTTGGTGCCGTAGCTTGGGACGATCTCGCGGATCTTAGCCTGCCATTCTGGCGTGGCGACCTTCCGGGCGAAGACCTTCTCCAGCACCTGCAACATGATCGGCGCCGCCGTGGACGCGCCGGGGGAGGCTCCGAGCAGCGCCGCGATGCTACCGTCCTTGGCGTTGACGATCTCGGTCCCGAGCTTCAGCACGCCGCCCATGTCCGCGTCGCGCTTGATGATCTGCACGCGCTGACCCGCCTGCCAGAGGCGCCATTCCTCCTTCTTGGCCTTCGGGAAGTATTCGCGCAGCGCCGCGATCCGGTCGTCATCCGACAACATCAGCTGCCCGGCGAGGTACTCGACCAGCGGGAATTCGCCGACGCCGACCTTCATCATCGGCCAGATGTTGCTGGTCGTGGTCGAGCTGAGGAGGTCGAAGTAGGAGCCCTCCTTCAGGAACTTGGTCGAGAAGGTCGCGAAGGGCCCGAACAGGATCACGCGCTTGCCGCCGAGGACTCGTGTGTCGAGATGCGGCACCGACATGGGCGGCGAGCCGACCGACGCCTTGCCGTAGGCCTTGGCGAGGTGGAGCGTGGCGACGTCGGGATTGTCGTTGATCAGGAACGAGCCGCCCACGGGGAAGCCGGCATAATCCTGGCCTTCCGGGATGCCGGATTTCTGCAGCAGGTGCAGGGCGCCGCCGCCGGCACCGATGAACACGAACTTGGCGTCGACCGTCCGGCGGCTGCCGTCCTTGAGGTTCTTGGCGGTCACGCGCCACGAGCCGTCGACGTTCTTGGTGATGGTCTCGACCTCGGTCGAGAGCCGGAGCTGGAAGCTCGGCTGCTTCTGCAAGTAGGCCACGTACTGGCGGGTCACTTCGCCCCACTCGCAGTCGGTGCCGAGCGGCGACCAGGTGGCGGCGACCTTCTGCTTCGGGTCGCGCCCTTCCATCATCAGGGGCACCCACTTGCGCAGCTGCTCCGGATCCTCGGAATACGCCATGCCGGCGAAGAGCGGGCTCGCCTTTAGGGCCTCCCAACGCTTCCGCAGATAGGCGATGTTATCGTCGCCCCAGACGAAGCTCATGTGCGGCGTGGCGTTGATGAATGAGCGCGGGTCCTTCATCACGCCGGTCTTGACCTGATAGGCCAGGAACTGACGGGTGACCTGAAAGGCCTCGTTGATCTCCACTGCCTTGGCGATCTCGATCTGCCCGTTCTTCTTCTCGGGCGTGTAGTTCAGCTCGGCCAGGGCCGAGTGGCCGGTGCCGGCATTGTTCCAGCCGTTGGAGCTCTCCAGAGCCACCTGATCCAGGCGCTCGACCATCTCGATCGACCAGTTCGGCTCCAGCTCGTTCAGCCAGACGCCGAGCGTCGCGCTCATGATGCCGCCGCCGATCAGCAGCACGTCGACCCGGCTGTCGACGCCCTCGGCCAGGGCCAAGGACCCCGGCAGCGCCGCCGCGAGACCGGCCGCCGCGGTGCCGAGGATCTGCCGCCGGCTCAGGGGCAGCGCTGCCTGCGGCTGCAGGTTGCGCAGGTGCTGGTTCTTGTCGTCGGCACGCATGGCCGGATCCCTTGTTTGCGTACCGGGCCTGCTCGGCGAGCAGGTCCGCGTACGGGAAGGCGTATCAGGGGGGCGAGGCACTGCGCTCACCGCCAAGCCTTCAGGATCGTTTCCTCAGGACAGAAGCCGCCAGCCGAGGTCTCTTGGCGGACCCGTTTCGGCAGACAGGGGGTTTCCGGCGCGCGCGCCGATGCTCGAAGGAGCGCGGCGCGTGGCAGCATTGGCCGGATCGACGATCTCTCCCCTCAACCCCCGCCAGGATATGGTTCGACCGGCAGGAGAGCGGCCGTCGGGGTCGAGAAGATGCTGGCCGGTCCGGCTCGGCGGTTCGATGCCGGCCTCATAGAGGATGGGGTCGGAAACGACAATCTCGGCCTGGGTTGCAAAGGGCACAGCCTTGTCAGGCTCGTTCGAATCCCGGACCCGTGCCGACGAAGACATGCGCGCGTCGCGTTGGATTCTCCGTGGACTGCGAGAGACTTGCCGCCCGCGCGCGGCGGACCGGAACTGCTGCGCTATCCGCCTGTGGATCAGCACCGGCTCTGATACCGAGTCGCGGTGATTGCGTCGGCCTCACCGTCTTTGCGAGCGGAGCGAAGCAATCCAGGGCAGCGCCAAGCTCTCCGAGGTCGCGCGACCCTGGGTCACTTCGCTGCGCTCGTGATGACGGAGAGGGTCCGTCACTCGGTGGCCTCAGGCGCAAACCGGATCAAAGGCCCGATGGGCTTCGCAACACCCGCCTTGTCATTCCGGGGCGCCGCAGGCGAGCCCGGAAGCCAGACCCACACCGCGTGCCTGCAGGGCACTGTCGGCGGATCTGGGTTCCGGGCCCTGCTTCGCAGTCCCGGAACGACGGCGTTGTCGTCCGTGGGCGGAAATCTGGTCCTGCTCAGTCTCGGCTGAGCCGCATGAGCCGAAACGGCTGCCCGCCGACCGACCCCAAACGCCCGGCCTGCAATCCCCAAAGTTCGCTACGGGGCGCGCTTGAACCGGATAATGCTGCGCGAGAGGCGGCCCTCATCCCAGTTCGGCATCGCCCGCCAGGGCGTGACGACGTCGGCATAGGCCCCGTCGATCGTGATCGACCGTCTCTGCTCGGTGCCGACCCATTCCGGCGCCCAGGCGGTCTGCACAGCGGTAACCCACTGATCGCCTTCGATTCGGTAGCGGCCGATATAGGCGACCAGGGTCTTCATCAGCGCCGCGCGATCGGCCTCCGAGGCTGCCGGCTTGCGGTCGCTGCCTTCGAGATTGAACGCGACCCAGCCGTCACGGGTGAAGATGACGCGCCCGCGCGGTGCGCTGCCCATCGCGTCGACGATCTTGCCCGTCTCCTTGTCCTCGACCCGGTAGGAGACGAGCTCCCACGTCCCGACGATCTGCTCGGCAAGGGAAGGGCCGGCCTGGGGCGACGGCCGGTCGGTCTGATCGGGCGCACCCAGCGCCGCGGGACCGCCCAGCGCAAGGGTCAGGAGGAACGAGACCTGAAAGGCCCTGGCGACAGATCTCGAGATGCGCATGCTTCGACCACGACGCTGCAGAGGGGGCGCGGGATCGCGCAGCGCCGCTATGCGGACAGGCGTCCGCCCGTCCAACCACTGCACGCGCTTGGCAGCCAGACCGGATCTGCACGCCTGCCGGCGCGCTCTCAGTTGCCGGCGCGGGCCATTCGGGTGCGTCCGCCGCCATCCGCGACCGTCGGGAGCGGATCCTGCGTGCC
This window of the Methylobacterium tardum genome carries:
- a CDS encoding LLM class flavin-dependent oxidoreductase → MSRDRQLHLGAFMRPVGIHTAWWRYPGGYPDANFNFAHLAQFARRLEAAKFDAFFMADHLAVMNMPMAALRRSATVTSFDPLTLLPALAVLTERIGLIATASTTYNEPYHIARKFASLDHISNGRAGWNLVTSGNPDEALNFGRDAHVDHATRYARAREFFDVVTGLWDSFADDAFPMDPESGLFVDPAKIHVLDHRGEFLKVKGPLNIARPVQGWPVIVQAGASEAGRQIAAETAEMVFGSGSTLEAAQAFYADVKGRMPAAGRDPDGLKILPGCFVVLGETEAEAQAKKARLDDLVHPDSGLANLSVRLGVDATGFDLDAPLPDLPETNASKSGQAQIADYARRTGATVRELARKVGGYGGLQMVATPAQVADRMEEWLETRACDGFNVMFPFVPEGLDDVADRLVPELQRRGLFRTAYSGTTLRDHLGLKRPANRFFAD
- a CDS encoding acyl CoA:acetate/3-ketoacid CoA transferase, coding for MRKNKVISADEAIALIRENDVVTTTGFVQSCIPEALHAALERRYIETGSPRGLTLIMTAGAGDSKGLGTGRLHHDGLLARVIAANFGRMPKVAKAAQDNLIRGYNLPQGVISQLYRACAAGQPGLFSKVGLKTYVDPRHGGAKVNELTTEDIVKLVEVDGEEWLFYTATKIDVAFIRATSADPSGNLSYEKEALTLDCLAQAMAARNNGGIVIAQVERIADDGYLLPKDVRVPGILADCVVVAQPEMHRMNYGVMHDAALAGEIRVPVTGIKRMALNERKIIARRAAFELPPNGVVNLGVGAPEGISSVANEEKITPYITLTTEAGAVGGVLASGSSFGAATNADCIIDQNQMFDFYDGGGLDMTCLGMAECDEAGNVNTSRFGGKLNGCGGFINISQNARTVVFAGTFTAGGLEIAVNDGQVRIVTEGKARKFVGNVQQNTFSGPYAVERSQPVLYVTERCVFQLTPEGLELIEVAPGIDIERDILAHMDFKPVVRNPVPMDPRIFREEPMELISDLLNLDLKSRVSYDGERNILFVNLEGWYCRVKGDMDELRMTIAEACRKAGQRVNAVINHDGFRLNENLVDDYAGMVQYLQANYYATTTRYATSAFLRLKMEEALNKRGVAPHVFERKEEAHAFVSSTEDKKARKRISPAVASAA
- the mdcB gene encoding triphosphoribosyl-dephospho-CoA synthase MdcB — protein: MPSASRVLRVSVARSSALHLHHRDLAAPVERDAVSGADWAAQVAALAHDALIGELETWPKPGLVSPVDSGSHDDMDADTLRRSAAAIRPYFAELVEAGARAAAMAQLRTIGMRAEAAMMRATSGINAHRGAIFSLGLICAAAGAIGEAPETAEACADTVRHRWGDAIAEAPASPVSHGGRAARRYGVGGASAEAAAGFPTIRSVGLPALRHGRGCAPGDAEAARVQCFFALLAVVDDTNLLHRGGAEGLAGARSAAADFMAEGGIAAPGWRDRAVAIHRAFVAARLSPGGCADLLAATLLLDALARPPGRGA
- a CDS encoding DUF3750 domain-containing protein, whose amino-acid sequence is MTFFRIALLALVAFFLVPIAISATLYWLRASGDWRLADRSSAGLLPPADRHPGAVVRIFSARTVSWRGIVATHSWIVIKGRDERSYRRFDYTAWGQPIWVDRFVPDGRWFGNPPDVVFAADGPEAEAMLPRIRKAVAEYRFARPGDYVVWPGPNSNTFVAAIMAAVPEMRATLPTTAIGKDFPYDGRWIGRTPSGTGIRINLGGYAGLTLGWVEGLEVNLLGGVAGIDLRRPGIKLPALGRLGI
- the mqo gene encoding malate dehydrogenase (quinone) — encoded protein: MRADDKNQHLRNLQPQAALPLSRRQILGTAAAGLAAALPGSLALAEGVDSRVDVLLIGGGIMSATLGVWLNELEPNWSIEMVERLDQVALESSNGWNNAGTGHSALAELNYTPEKKNGQIEIAKAVEINEAFQVTRQFLAYQVKTGVMKDPRSFINATPHMSFVWGDDNIAYLRKRWEALKASPLFAGMAYSEDPEQLRKWVPLMMEGRDPKQKVAATWSPLGTDCEWGEVTRQYVAYLQKQPSFQLRLSTEVETITKNVDGSWRVTAKNLKDGSRRTVDAKFVFIGAGGGALHLLQKSGIPEGQDYAGFPVGGSFLINDNPDVATLHLAKAYGKASVGSPPMSVPHLDTRVLGGKRVILFGPFATFSTKFLKEGSYFDLLSSTTTSNIWPMMKVGVGEFPLVEYLAGQLMLSDDDRIAALREYFPKAKKEEWRLWQAGQRVQIIKRDADMGGVLKLGTEIVNAKDGSIAALLGASPGASTAAPIMLQVLEKVFARKVATPEWQAKIREIVPSYGTKLNDDPDRVAQEWADTSVQLQLPTPPQIDRTLLKPVSTGSTVLNSSATPVKEPVHDLAP
- a CDS encoding lipocalin-like domain-containing protein — protein: MRISRSVARAFQVSFLLTLALGGPAALGAPDQTDRPSPQAGPSLAEQIVGTWELVSYRVEDKETGKIVDAMGSAPRGRVIFTRDGWVAFNLEGSDRKPAASEADRAALMKTLVAYIGRYRIEGDQWVTAVQTAWAPEWVGTEQRRSITIDGAYADVVTPWRAMPNWDEGRLSRSIIRFKRAP